From a single Azospirillum fermentarium genomic region:
- a CDS encoding sensor histidine kinase, whose protein sequence is MRPERRGWRPSIGSALLALAVAALLVPLSGLWVLRLYESALIRQTESELIAQSAVIAAVYRTGWLAAGGRLDGSERAAGDSTLHPPGFDGPWTPRFAALDLAADPILPPPPDPLPAPAPADPVSVQAGAALGGVLREAQRTTLAGMRVLDRTGVVVAATGEATAPVSMVHQEEVARALAGEAVSVLRLRAKGPAVSGLAAVFDRPSALRVFVATPVLEEGRVIGAVLLSRTPRALAETLYGKRWHLAGLAAVVLGAVGGLAALGAAAIARPLRAVTRRAIAIAEGARETLTPPPPTLIPPVREVDDLSHALARMAVTLERRADYIRDFAAHVSHEFKTPLASISGTVELLRDHLDGMTADERERFLSNLDADARRLSHLVRRLLDLARADVMTGGPGEAATDPAPLLARLAGRYGAPGMGVTVDCAPGLTLPMGAEALETILVNLFDNARQHAGPCPHVTVTLRREGEEAVLTVTDDGPGVSPANAARLFDPFFTTARASGGTGLGLSIVRSLAAAHGGTAAAVPSTGGGVFVVRVPVG, encoded by the coding sequence GTGAGGCCGGAGCGCCGCGGCTGGCGCCCCTCCATCGGGTCGGCGCTGCTGGCGCTGGCGGTGGCGGCCCTGCTGGTGCCTTTGAGCGGGCTGTGGGTGCTGCGGCTCTATGAAAGCGCGCTGATCCGCCAGACGGAATCGGAACTGATCGCGCAGTCGGCGGTGATCGCCGCCGTCTATCGCACCGGCTGGCTGGCCGCGGGCGGCCGGCTGGACGGCAGCGAGCGGGCCGCCGGCGACAGCACCCTGCATCCCCCCGGCTTCGACGGCCCGTGGACGCCCCGCTTCGCCGCCCTGGATCTGGCCGCCGACCCCATCCTGCCGCCACCGCCCGACCCGCTGCCGGCCCCGGCTCCGGCGGACCCGGTGTCGGTGCAGGCCGGAGCGGCGCTGGGCGGCGTGCTGAGGGAGGCGCAACGGACCACGCTCGCCGGCATGCGGGTGCTGGACCGCACCGGCGTGGTGGTGGCCGCCACCGGCGAGGCCACGGCCCCCGTCTCCATGGTCCATCAGGAAGAAGTGGCCCGCGCCCTGGCGGGGGAGGCGGTGAGCGTGCTGCGCCTGCGGGCCAAGGGGCCGGCGGTATCGGGCCTTGCCGCCGTCTTCGACCGTCCCAGCGCCCTGCGTGTCTTCGTCGCCACCCCCGTGCTGGAAGAGGGGCGGGTGATCGGCGCCGTGCTGCTGTCGCGCACCCCGCGCGCCCTGGCGGAAACCCTGTACGGCAAGCGCTGGCATCTGGCCGGGCTGGCGGCGGTGGTGCTGGGGGCGGTGGGGGGGCTGGCGGCGCTGGGGGCCGCGGCCATCGCCCGGCCCCTGCGCGCCGTCACCCGCCGCGCCATCGCCATCGCCGAGGGGGCGCGGGAAACCCTCACCCCCCCGCCCCCCACCCTGATCCCCCCGGTGCGGGAGGTGGACGATCTGTCCCACGCCCTGGCCCGCATGGCGGTGACGCTGGAACGGCGGGCCGACTACATCCGCGATTTCGCCGCCCATGTGTCCCACGAGTTCAAGACGCCGCTGGCCTCCATCAGCGGCACGGTGGAACTGCTGCGCGACCATCTGGACGGCATGACGGCGGACGAGCGTGAACGGTTCCTGTCCAATCTGGACGCCGACGCCCGCCGCCTGTCCCATCTGGTGCGCCGTCTGCTGGATCTGGCCCGCGCCGACGTGATGACCGGCGGACCGGGGGAGGCCGCCACCGACCCGGCCCCGCTGCTGGCCCGGCTGGCCGGGCGGTACGGTGCGCCGGGCATGGGGGTGACGGTGGACTGCGCCCCCGGCCTGACCCTGCCCATGGGGGCGGAGGCGCTGGAAACCATTCTGGTCAATCTGTTCGACAACGCCCGCCAGCACGCCGGCCCATGTCCGCACGTCACCGTCACCCTGCGGCGGGAGGGGGAGGAGGCGGTGCTGACGGTGACCGACGACGGCCCCGGCGTGTCGCCTGCCAACGCCGCCCGTCTGTTCGACCCGTTCTTCACGACTGCGCGGGCCAGCGGCGGCACCGGGCTTGGGCTGTCCATCGTGCGCAGTCTGGCGGCGGCTCATGGCGGCACGGCGGCGGCGGTGCCGTCCACCGGCGGGGGCGTGTTCGTGGTGCGGGTGCCGGTGGGGTGA
- a CDS encoding response regulator transcription factor: MASILLIDDDAHIRDIVRFALTREGFAVVEAGDGRQGLEMAQTTAPDLILLDIMMPEMDGTEVCRRLRRDGRVPIIFLSSRDDEIDRVLGLELGGDDYVTKPFSPRELVARVKAVLRRAAPPDPPPAAVPSPLPPAEIRHNRLRLDLDGFRAFWDTAEVVLTVTEFALLRTLAERPGRVMTRDALMDGAYALNHYVSDRTVDSHIRRVRAKFHAAGGTPVETVHGLGYKLSECR, translated from the coding sequence ATGGCTTCCATCCTGCTGATCGACGACGACGCCCACATCCGCGACATCGTGCGCTTCGCCCTGACGCGCGAGGGGTTTGCGGTGGTGGAGGCCGGCGACGGGCGCCAGGGGCTGGAGATGGCCCAGACCACCGCCCCCGACCTCATCCTGCTGGACATCATGATGCCGGAGATGGACGGGACCGAGGTGTGCCGCCGCCTGCGCCGCGACGGGCGGGTGCCGATCATCTTCCTGTCGTCGCGCGACGACGAGATCGACCGGGTGCTGGGGCTGGAACTGGGCGGCGACGATTACGTGACCAAGCCCTTTTCCCCCCGCGAACTGGTGGCGCGGGTCAAGGCGGTGCTGCGCCGCGCGGCCCCGCCCGATCCGCCGCCCGCTGCCGTCCCATCCCCGCTGCCGCCCGCCGAGATCCGCCACAACCGGCTGCGGCTGGACCTGGACGGCTTCCGTGCCTTTTGGGACACGGCGGAGGTGGTGCTGACCGTTACCGAATTCGCCCTGCTGCGCACCCTGGCCGAGCGGCCCGGCCGGGTGATGACACGGGATGCGCTGATGGACGGGGCCTACGCCCTGAACCACTATGTCAGCGACCGCACGGTGGACAGCCACATCCGCCGGGTGCGCGCCAAGTTCCACGCCGCCGGCGGCACCCCGGTGGAGACGGTCCACGGCCTGGGTTACAAGCTGTCGGAGTGCCGGTGA
- a CDS encoding cell envelope integrity protein CreD, which yields MSPPDAPMPATPRPPAPSLLGWKKALWLGCLLAGAAIASEMVTDIARERTSYQEEARQSIAGKWGGSQGLSVPRLYVPVRLTNGTSSHIRVDAGNVAMDVTLKPQEKRSGVFSSVVYTAEAEITGTFTIDPDTILHSPAEGVAAIHWDEAFLAIHAQRRDDGIKAAPVVWDGRPLPWRPMRTEAKRETPSACPNAATIISPLALTTPADGTPHSFRTHVSFRGSDTVSVAFGAAQGTVRVTSPWHSLGFTGTRSPDTVTRTDDGTTAEWSTRWAAAPDGEAAGTDEGPRLVREELFRPAPCLSGPAYGARLVVDVPDYRKVERTSKYALLFVGLGMAAYLLFEILARVRIHELQYTLLTASLVLFPLLLLAAADVTGYGIAFLLSAAAVLAQAGLYTLSVTRRAGLTAVFTAMLAGVFALLFILPSMETHALQTGAVVLFLVLSALMAVTQRCLGRTPPG from the coding sequence ATGAGCCCCCCCGATGCCCCCATGCCCGCCACGCCCCGGCCCCCCGCCCCGTCCCTGCTGGGATGGAAGAAGGCGCTGTGGCTGGGGTGCCTGCTGGCCGGCGCCGCCATCGCCAGCGAGATGGTCACCGACATCGCGCGGGAACGGACCAGTTATCAGGAGGAGGCGCGCCAGAGCATCGCCGGCAAATGGGGCGGCAGCCAGGGGCTGTCGGTGCCCCGCCTGTACGTCCCCGTCCGGCTGACCAACGGCACGTCCAGCCACATCCGCGTCGATGCGGGCAACGTGGCCATGGACGTCACGCTGAAGCCGCAGGAAAAACGCTCCGGCGTCTTCTCCTCGGTGGTCTACACGGCGGAGGCGGAGATCACCGGCACCTTCACCATCGACCCCGACACCATCCTGCATTCCCCCGCCGAGGGGGTGGCGGCCATCCATTGGGACGAGGCGTTCCTGGCGATCCACGCCCAGCGCCGTGACGACGGCATCAAAGCCGCCCCCGTGGTGTGGGACGGACGGCCTCTGCCCTGGCGGCCCATGAGGACCGAGGCGAAGCGCGAAACGCCAAGCGCGTGCCCGAACGCGGCCACCATCATCAGCCCGCTGGCCCTGACCACCCCGGCGGACGGCACGCCCCACAGCTTCCGCACCCACGTCAGCTTCCGCGGGTCGGACACGGTGTCGGTGGCGTTCGGGGCGGCGCAGGGGACGGTGCGGGTGACATCCCCGTGGCACTCCCTGGGCTTCACCGGCACGCGGTCCCCCGACACGGTGACCCGCACCGACGACGGCACCACGGCGGAATGGTCCACCCGCTGGGCCGCCGCCCCGGACGGCGAGGCCGCCGGCACCGACGAAGGGCCGAGGCTGGTCCGGGAGGAGCTTTTCCGCCCCGCCCCCTGCCTGAGCGGCCCCGCGTACGGCGCCCGGCTGGTGGTGGACGTGCCCGATTACCGCAAGGTGGAGCGCACGTCGAAATACGCCCTGCTGTTCGTCGGGCTGGGGATGGCGGCCTATCTGCTGTTCGAGATCCTGGCGCGGGTGCGCATCCACGAGCTGCAATACACGCTGCTGACCGCATCGCTGGTGCTGTTCCCGCTGCTGCTGCTGGCGGCGGCGGACGTGACGGGGTACGGCATCGCCTTTCTGCTCAGCGCGGCGGCGGTGCTGGCGCAGGCGGGGCTCTACACCCTGTCGGTCACCCGGCGGGCGGGGCTGACGGCGGTGTTCACCGCCATGCTGGCCGGGGTGTTCGCGCTGCTGTTCATCCTGCCGTCCATGGAAACCCACGCGCTGCAAACCGGGGCGGTGGTGCTGTTCCTGGTGCTGTCGGCGCTGATGGCGGTGACCCAGCGCTGTCTGGGCCGCACGCCGCCGGGCTGA